A genome region from Thermoplasma sp. Kam2015 includes the following:
- a CDS encoding dihydrolipoyl dehydrogenase — translation MEEYDVITIGAGGAAYPAAFRLKRSGYSVLMIDKKGVMSGNCLAEGCVPSKAVIETVHTMTKMRHFENVYIDYGKIVDHKDEVQNIRYKQHDEELKEAGLTIIKGTARLIDENTVEVKTDTGSTRYRARSIIIASGSDTFVPKIPGSDLAWTSADLYKLNAKIRKLPRSIAIIGGGYIGMETASFMSLMGVKVTVIEMLERVFSNMDRSMVDKLLPLLPEMNIKTSSPVQSIEKHGDVYRVNFGQADDIKYVDVDAVLMAVGRVPVFPEGIEDLGIEHDRHGIKVNMAMQTNIKNIYATGDVNGITPLFHAAKRQSLVAANNIMANNVPTDYFDPLSVPFTVYTIPQMAYVGILPSQAEKMGIEYMEADYQIEKDSMAQINNEMYGEIRIFTDKRMKIIGGYVIGNDAGNVINEIALAVSKGLSLRDLAEMAHQHPMTFEGLDSAARKLY, via the coding sequence ATGGAAGAATATGATGTCATAACAATCGGAGCCGGAGGTGCCGCATATCCGGCTGCGTTCAGGTTGAAAAGATCAGGATACAGCGTTCTAATGATAGATAAGAAGGGGGTGATGTCAGGAAACTGCCTGGCTGAGGGCTGTGTCCCCTCAAAAGCTGTTATAGAGACCGTCCATACAATGACGAAGATGAGGCATTTTGAGAATGTCTACATAGACTACGGAAAGATTGTGGATCACAAGGATGAAGTTCAGAATATACGTTATAAACAACATGATGAGGAACTGAAGGAAGCTGGATTGACAATAATTAAGGGCACTGCCAGGCTGATAGACGAAAATACGGTGGAGGTTAAAACAGACACCGGATCGACACGCTACAGGGCCAGATCTATCATAATAGCCTCCGGTTCCGACACGTTCGTGCCTAAGATACCCGGTTCCGATCTTGCATGGACCAGCGCGGATCTCTATAAGCTAAACGCGAAGATCCGGAAGCTGCCACGCAGCATTGCGATCATAGGCGGTGGATATATAGGAATGGAAACGGCATCGTTCATGTCTTTGATGGGGGTGAAGGTCACCGTTATAGAGATGCTGGAGAGAGTCTTCAGCAACATGGATAGATCAATGGTGGACAAGTTGCTTCCATTGCTGCCTGAGATGAACATAAAGACATCCTCGCCTGTTCAATCTATAGAAAAACACGGCGACGTCTACAGGGTGAATTTTGGGCAGGCAGATGACATCAAATACGTCGACGTTGATGCCGTGTTGATGGCGGTGGGCAGGGTTCCAGTTTTTCCTGAGGGAATAGAAGATCTCGGCATAGAGCACGATCGGCATGGCATAAAGGTAAACATGGCAATGCAGACAAACATAAAGAATATATATGCCACCGGAGATGTGAACGGCATAACGCCGCTCTTCCATGCAGCAAAGCGTCAGTCCTTGGTTGCTGCAAACAACATAATGGCGAACAACGTTCCCACAGACTACTTTGATCCGCTCTCTGTTCCGTTCACAGTCTATACGATACCGCAGATGGCATACGTTGGTATCCTGCCTTCTCAGGCTGAAAAGATGGGTATAGAATATATGGAGGCAGATTACCAGATTGAGAAGGATTCCATGGCGCAGATAAACAACGAGATGTACGGAGAGATCAGGATATTCACCGATAAGAGGATGAAGATAATCGGAGGATATGTCATCGGAAACGATGCAGGAAACGTGATAAACGAGATAGCGCTTGCCGTTTCAAAGGGCTTGAGCCTGAGAGATCTGGCTGAAATGGCCCATCAGCATCCAATGACCTTCGAAGGACTTGATTCGGCCGCAAGGAAACTGTACTGA
- a CDS encoding MFS transporter permease: MFFAVAVIFYLIFNSLSREYVEKAGDAITVPLSILMVAVAFILVYISQAIPILSISVVLFVISLTIFYNSTVRNSVSVSANQRIFMGGAGLGGFIGLIASGVFPGQISVLDSYMAIIMLAVGLVSVFIFFKRPTGKFRTADLLHVFIRPFNAMDRINTVEKKLLLLAVSLDEIFVWISIGASFPFIISAGLNSQMSRSSVMIAVAVAIIIGALLIYLFESSNIPALPFFYPAKDLVLVAGLLLISFMSPPAFVAGVIFLSLLPTAFIWSGRFISSQFPTSFDFRQITSFFRNPIMVISPLMGSILWAVSGNLLFLVAMSFAILALVIGIIVITNPRVFKVSDTYETANN, translated from the coding sequence GTGTTTTTTGCAGTTGCGGTTATATTTTATCTGATATTCAACTCGCTCTCCAGAGAATATGTGGAAAAGGCTGGAGATGCCATAACTGTTCCGCTATCTATATTGATGGTTGCTGTGGCTTTCATACTCGTTTACATCTCCCAGGCTATTCCTATACTATCCATTTCTGTGGTGCTCTTCGTCATATCGCTGACGATATTTTACAATTCCACAGTGAGAAACAGCGTCTCGGTTAGCGCTAATCAGAGGATATTCATGGGCGGAGCCGGGCTTGGCGGTTTCATCGGTTTGATAGCATCTGGAGTGTTTCCAGGCCAGATATCAGTTCTTGATTCCTATATGGCGATAATAATGCTGGCTGTAGGCCTGGTATCGGTTTTCATCTTCTTCAAGAGGCCCACCGGAAAATTCAGGACGGCGGATCTGCTCCATGTATTCATAAGGCCGTTCAACGCCATGGACAGGATAAACACGGTTGAGAAGAAGCTTCTGCTACTTGCGGTCTCGCTGGACGAGATATTCGTCTGGATATCCATAGGCGCATCTTTCCCGTTCATAATATCTGCAGGCCTTAACTCGCAAATGTCACGTTCCTCTGTCATGATAGCCGTTGCGGTTGCCATCATCATCGGCGCTCTCTTGATATATCTTTTTGAATCGTCAAACATACCGGCCTTACCATTCTTCTATCCTGCGAAGGATCTTGTCCTCGTCGCAGGCCTGCTCCTCATAAGTTTCATGTCTCCGCCCGCGTTTGTTGCAGGCGTCATATTCCTATCGCTGCTTCCTACAGCATTCATCTGGTCTGGTCGTTTTATAAGCTCGCAGTTTCCAACATCCTTTGATTTCAGGCAGATAACTTCATTTTTCAGGAATCCGATAATGGTCATATCGCCGCTCATGGGTTCGATACTTTGGGCCGTAAGCGGAAACCTGCTTTTCCTAGTTGCCATGAGTTTCGCAATACTCGCACTCGTCATTGGGATCATAGTAATAACCAATCCCAGGGTATTCAAGGTCAGCGATACATACGAGACAGCGAATAATTGA
- a CDS encoding electron transfer flavoprotein subunit beta/FixA family protein, with translation MVNVAVLIKQIIDIDQMKTDSEGKPILTGVPYRLENLSKNAIEAAVRIKEKHGGKVTGIIFGTEAGTSAMKESYAMGVDEGILITGYKGSNPQVTAKAILTYLKQIQVDMVILGDQSADSYTGMLPGLISAGLGIPLLGNANRIDIEGKVVRITQVGETENVEMEAEMPVVVSVTQEINEPRLPPVLQIMAAGRKPIRTEKFDGSFSNVSVLSNLAPKSERKKKVFEKVDEGVAEIVKVLKEEVR, from the coding sequence ATGGTAAACGTAGCTGTTCTAATTAAACAAATTATAGACATAGACCAGATGAAGACAGACAGCGAGGGAAAACCAATTCTTACAGGTGTCCCGTACAGACTGGAGAACCTCAGCAAGAACGCTATCGAAGCAGCTGTGAGGATCAAGGAAAAGCACGGCGGTAAGGTAACAGGCATAATCTTTGGAACGGAGGCTGGCACTTCGGCTATGAAGGAATCATATGCCATGGGTGTCGACGAAGGCATACTCATAACGGGATACAAAGGAAGCAATCCTCAGGTTACGGCAAAGGCCATTCTCACGTACCTGAAGCAGATCCAGGTTGATATGGTGATATTGGGTGATCAGTCTGCGGATTCCTACACCGGCATGCTCCCTGGCCTGATATCTGCCGGTCTTGGGATACCGCTTCTTGGCAATGCAAATAGGATAGATATCGAAGGAAAGGTTGTGCGGATAACCCAGGTTGGCGAGACAGAAAATGTCGAGATGGAGGCCGAGATGCCGGTGGTAGTTTCGGTAACGCAGGAGATCAATGAGCCACGGCTTCCACCAGTGCTGCAGATAATGGCCGCTGGAAGGAAACCGATACGTACAGAAAAGTTTGACGGTTCGTTCAGCAACGTTAGTGTTCTCTCCAATCTCGCTCCTAAGAGTGAGAGAAAGAAAAAAGTGTTCGAAAAGGTTGACGAGGGTGTTGCCGAGATAGTTAAAGTTCTTAAGGAGGAGGTTAGATGA
- a CDS encoding electron transfer flavoprotein subunit alpha/FixB family protein — protein sequence MKFLTLSDDINFLRQINTLISGKGEFDSILIGEGDPKGLGSGVLFRVKKDTPFDAISEGILKISKNYDYLVIGSTEIGREIAGYLSFKTGFYTATEIFYLDINGEKVHTKRFFFGGKTVIEEESDARIITVAPGVVEARDLGSTPQMKDLDVAQSRIRITKFTSKAGGSVRLEDAKVIVSVGRGIGSKENIAKVEPLAKALNGEIAGSRPVCMDYGWLSEDRQVGLSGKKVSPKVYIALGISGQIQHIAGMRNSKTVIAINKDKNAPIFQECDYGIVGDIFTVVPKILEQLKQ from the coding sequence ATGAAATTTCTGACTCTTTCGGATGATATAAATTTCCTCAGACAGATAAATACGCTGATCTCAGGAAAGGGAGAGTTCGATTCGATTCTGATAGGCGAAGGCGATCCGAAGGGCCTGGGATCCGGCGTCCTCTTCAGAGTCAAAAAGGATACGCCCTTTGACGCTATCTCCGAGGGCATACTGAAAATAAGCAAAAACTACGATTACTTGGTCATAGGTTCCACAGAGATCGGAAGAGAGATCGCCGGATATCTTTCATTCAAGACAGGTTTCTACACTGCGACAGAGATATTCTATCTGGATATCAATGGAGAGAAGGTGCACACAAAGCGCTTCTTCTTCGGCGGCAAGACGGTCATAGAGGAGGAAAGCGACGCCAGGATAATTACAGTGGCGCCAGGCGTTGTAGAAGCCAGGGATCTCGGTTCCACACCGCAGATGAAGGATCTCGATGTGGCGCAGAGCAGGATCAGGATCACGAAATTCACCAGCAAGGCCGGCGGAAGCGTAAGGCTAGAGGATGCCAAGGTAATAGTTTCTGTGGGCAGGGGTATAGGAAGCAAGGAAAATATAGCCAAGGTGGAGCCGCTTGCCAAGGCCCTGAACGGAGAAATAGCTGGATCTCGCCCTGTTTGCATGGACTATGGCTGGCTCAGCGAGGACAGACAGGTGGGCCTATCTGGAAAGAAGGTCTCTCCAAAGGTGTACATAGCTCTTGGGATATCAGGTCAGATACAGCATATAGCGGGCATGAGAAATTCGAAGACCGTGATAGCCATAAATAAAGATAAGAACGCACCCATCTTTCAGGAGTGCGATTACGGCATTGTAGGGGATATATTCACGGTGGTTCCAAAAATACTGGAACAGCTGAAGCAGTGA
- a CDS encoding glycosyltransferase family 2 protein produces the protein MQNLRQGAFEMGLTFWQIPVILVLLIPAGFTFISDSSSPITYAIEILWIMGMPIIAIALAGAFKSRNVRLSDFSGHIDETVIFQIASIARWDVVNALERVVNSILSSAPRNLRSWLINIVIEENSEARSYLEKKYAGNERIRITVVPREYRTKKGALAKSRANQYAIENLRAQGLVSKNIWIYHLDDDTSIGPESVAAVAEHIMRYGDRYYLAQGILSFPHFLTRNFITKYADSMRPTDDLTRFYFFTNVLKMPLIGLHGENMLVRSDIEESVGWDNGNRAIADDSFFALNFAYLYPGRSAFMPAITYGSSPATVRDMLKQRKRWFLNVSNLSFYGGIPVKYRAFMIYSIIFWMGMVVQNIVPVLMILHMMGIIDMAVINPEVLFLWAFTLSFWIWFYISGLRINREVSGVYRENIIDYAILVFLYIFVISPLEIIGGILGFIGFLRNERSFEVISKPI, from the coding sequence ATGCAAAACCTCAGGCAGGGCGCTTTTGAGATGGGGCTGACCTTCTGGCAGATACCTGTCATACTTGTTTTACTGATACCAGCTGGGTTCACCTTCATATCCGATTCTTCAAGCCCCATAACGTATGCGATCGAGATTCTGTGGATCATGGGCATGCCTATAATAGCCATCGCGCTTGCCGGGGCATTCAAGAGCAGAAATGTGAGGCTTTCAGATTTCAGCGGGCATATAGACGAAACCGTGATATTCCAGATAGCCTCAATAGCAAGATGGGATGTTGTGAATGCGCTGGAGAGAGTTGTAAATTCCATCCTGTCGTCCGCGCCGCGCAACCTGAGAAGCTGGCTCATAAATATAGTAATAGAGGAGAATTCGGAGGCCAGATCCTATCTTGAAAAGAAGTATGCCGGAAACGAACGCATCAGAATAACTGTTGTTCCCAGAGAATACCGTACAAAAAAAGGCGCACTGGCAAAATCCAGGGCAAATCAGTATGCAATAGAGAATCTCAGGGCGCAGGGGCTCGTTTCCAAGAATATATGGATATACCATCTGGATGATGATACCTCAATTGGGCCAGAGAGCGTCGCGGCGGTTGCAGAGCATATCATGAGGTATGGAGACAGATACTATCTGGCCCAGGGCATACTCTCATTTCCGCACTTCCTGACGAGAAACTTCATAACGAAGTACGCCGACTCCATGAGGCCCACAGACGATCTGACTAGATTCTATTTCTTCACCAATGTTTTGAAGATGCCACTGATAGGCCTGCATGGAGAGAACATGCTGGTGCGTTCAGATATTGAGGAGTCAGTGGGCTGGGATAACGGCAACAGGGCCATAGCGGACGACAGCTTCTTTGCCCTGAACTTCGCCTACCTATATCCGGGGAGATCTGCATTCATGCCAGCCATAACATATGGATCGTCGCCGGCAACGGTGAGAGACATGCTGAAGCAGAGGAAGCGCTGGTTCCTTAACGTTTCCAATCTAAGTTTTTACGGCGGAATACCCGTTAAATACAGGGCCTTCATGATATACAGCATCATATTCTGGATGGGCATGGTGGTGCAGAATATAGTCCCCGTGCTAATGATATTACATATGATGGGCATAATAGACATGGCGGTCATAAACCCAGAGGTGCTTTTCCTGTGGGCTTTCACGCTCTCCTTCTGGATATGGTTCTACATATCCGGCCTTCGTATCAATAGGGAGGTATCGGGCGTGTACAGGGAGAATATAATCGATTACGCCATACTGGTCTTTCTCTATATATTCGTGATATCGCCGCTGGAGATAATCGGAGGGATCCTTGGCTTCATAGGTTTTCTGCGGAACGAAAGATCATTTGAGGTCATATCAAAGCCAATCTGA
- the truD gene encoding tRNA pseudouridine(13) synthase TruD, which translates to MLSGDRSVRGGHPISIKMKPEDFFVEEIAEIPKNERGRYLIVKAEVIDWDTNKVVEAMASALRISRKRISYAGTKDKRATKIQYFCINAPVDVSDLAFNGFRVLETFRSDHYLKLGDLTANHFRIRFQGPDDSWIMDQYTAMMERGGFPNYFGQQRFGSRRSNTHDIGRLIVMGKYEDAVRLYIYDERYDTEDYRRKFIETLDHASALEEFPRTLKFERSLIGYYAQHHTFEGAFDALPKNLAIMFVHAYQSYLFNKMLSARIERYGLNTAIPGDVAYPVDTYFNPDKSRPIEVNEINVNRINELIRSDKIRITIPIIGSEVGPDRSEFGEIEARILEEEHVETDMFRNREYPHLSSTGDRRIVSAKPLNFSVSGNVMDFILGRGIYATTLISEFGDLMDRSVSSDWL; encoded by the coding sequence ATGTTAAGTGGTGATCGTTCAGTGAGAGGCGGGCATCCGATAAGCATAAAGATGAAGCCGGAGGACTTTTTCGTCGAGGAGATCGCAGAGATCCCAAAAAACGAGAGAGGACGCTATCTGATAGTAAAGGCAGAGGTAATCGACTGGGATACAAATAAGGTCGTGGAAGCCATGGCCTCTGCGCTTAGAATAAGCAGAAAGAGGATATCATATGCTGGAACGAAGGACAAGAGGGCAACGAAGATCCAGTATTTCTGCATAAATGCGCCCGTTGACGTTTCAGATCTGGCCTTCAACGGCTTCAGGGTGCTTGAAACCTTCAGAAGCGATCACTATCTTAAGCTGGGCGATCTAACTGCCAACCATTTCAGAATAAGATTCCAAGGGCCTGATGATAGCTGGATCATGGATCAGTATACGGCTATGATGGAGAGGGGCGGCTTTCCAAACTATTTTGGTCAGCAGAGGTTTGGATCCAGGCGCAGCAACACACATGACATTGGGCGCCTCATAGTTATGGGGAAGTATGAGGACGCCGTGCGCCTGTATATCTATGACGAACGCTATGATACAGAGGACTACAGGAGGAAGTTCATAGAGACCCTTGACCATGCTTCTGCACTTGAGGAGTTTCCCAGAACTCTGAAATTCGAGAGATCGCTGATAGGATACTACGCACAGCACCACACCTTTGAAGGCGCTTTTGACGCGCTTCCGAAGAATCTGGCAATAATGTTCGTCCATGCCTATCAGTCGTATCTATTCAACAAAATGCTGAGTGCAAGGATAGAGAGATATGGTCTCAATACGGCTATACCTGGGGATGTCGCGTACCCGGTTGACACATATTTCAATCCAGATAAATCCAGGCCAATCGAGGTTAACGAGATCAACGTTAACAGGATAAACGAACTCATCAGATCGGATAAGATCAGAATAACAATCCCAATAATTGGATCTGAGGTCGGGCCTGACAGAAGCGAGTTCGGGGAGATAGAGGCAAGGATTCTGGAAGAGGAACATGTGGAAACTGATATGTTCAGAAACAGGGAATATCCGCACCTTTCCTCAACGGGTGACAGACGCATCGTCTCCGCCAAGCCTTTAAATTTCTCAGTCTCAGGCAACGTCATGGATTTCATTCTTGGGAGAGGGATATACGCAACTACGCTGATATCTGAATTCGGGGATCTGATGGATCGCAGTGTATCGTCAGATTGGCTTTGA
- the mqnC gene encoding cyclic dehypoxanthinyl futalosine synthase, with translation MIVSNYISSIERKVESGEDLDVDDIIFMYDEADVNDLGKLARKITERISGNRVSFVSNIILNYTNVCNVRCKFCAFYRTGKEPDAYTMTPDQVIEEIRKYYPLGIRQVLIQGGVNPNLDLDYYIEVFRRIRKEFPDVGINGLSTAEINFISRKARMSYEDTISILREAGLETIPGAGAEILDEDVRVALGRPPGSGKQWLEIMETAHRIGVRTSATMVYGHIEKSVNKAHHLIAIRDLQKKYHGFLSFTAWNMEPDNTQLQREGVLDHRSQAEDVIRNVAISRIVLNYHLPIIQSSWLTNGVEMGQLAILYGSNDWGGTIYDERVIPATGKNVGNLHKEIIIRSIKDLGMVPVERDNLYRQVKVY, from the coding sequence GTGATAGTATCCAATTACATTTCATCAATCGAGAGAAAAGTGGAGAGTGGCGAGGATCTGGATGTAGATGATATCATTTTCATGTATGACGAAGCAGACGTGAACGATCTTGGCAAGCTCGCAAGAAAGATAACCGAAAGGATAAGCGGCAACCGCGTCTCATTCGTTTCAAACATAATACTCAACTATACGAACGTGTGCAATGTTAGATGCAAATTCTGTGCTTTTTACAGAACAGGCAAGGAGCCTGATGCGTACACGATGACGCCCGATCAGGTTATAGAGGAGATCAGGAAGTATTATCCACTGGGTATACGCCAGGTGCTCATACAGGGCGGAGTCAATCCCAATCTGGATCTTGATTATTATATTGAGGTATTCAGAAGGATAAGGAAGGAGTTCCCGGATGTAGGTATAAACGGGCTCTCCACTGCGGAGATAAATTTCATCTCCAGAAAGGCGCGGATGAGCTATGAGGATACCATATCGATCTTGAGAGAGGCTGGCCTGGAGACAATACCCGGTGCAGGCGCCGAGATACTGGATGAGGACGTCAGGGTAGCCCTTGGAAGGCCCCCTGGAAGCGGCAAACAGTGGCTTGAGATCATGGAGACTGCGCACAGGATCGGAGTCAGGACCTCAGCAACCATGGTGTATGGTCATATAGAGAAGAGCGTGAACAAGGCTCATCACCTCATAGCGATAAGGGATCTCCAGAAGAAGTACCATGGCTTCTTATCCTTCACGGCATGGAACATGGAACCTGATAATACTCAGCTGCAGAGGGAGGGTGTTCTCGATCATAGATCACAGGCCGAGGACGTCATCAGGAATGTTGCCATCTCAAGAATAGTGCTCAACTATCATCTTCCCATAATACAGAGCTCCTGGCTCACCAACGGTGTGGAGATGGGACAGCTTGCCATACTCTACGGGTCAAACGATTGGGGCGGTACAATCTATGATGAACGCGTGATACCGGCAACTGGCAAGAACGTGGGCAATCTGCATAAGGAGATCATAATAAGGAGCATAAAGGATCTCGGTATGGTCCCTGTGGAGAGGGATAACCTGTACCGGCAGGTGAAGGTTTATTGA
- a CDS encoding TIGR04190 family B12-binding domain/radical SAM domain protein, with translation MNADVVFIHPPSIYDFRKRDIDPGPISDVVPSTPVFEMYPVGFVSMLNYLVQNGFNARIANVAVRMVQSKKFDPVSYLRDLEAPIYGIDLHWLPHAHGALNLARIVKNLHPNSYIVFGGYSSTYFRKEIMKNYPFVDFVLAGDFQEYGIYKLAETLIEGGSLSDVPGLVHRENGMIKEERPYDFRKGLENVFFNYEVLLKNAIKYHDIKGHLPYADWLRNPEGFTLIERGCQLNCGFCGGSNFSYKNNFAINYQFRDPCRVVDEIELSQEILGSPVFVVGDLALAGPKYYERFFACLRDRRIDIPILTEYFKPFNEDYARAISRSVVDFSMEISPETSDESIRNWNKSGYSNEDLERSLRLAEKYGSKKFDVYFSIGLSHQDYGNVIDTVEYAGKLMKDFKGSRMKLSTFISPIAPFVDPGSLWYEKSDLYGFNVLARSLAEIYHILDTGKTWYDFLDYETQWMSREDIVNATYDAEIRMTQLRYDVGDIDRETRDTIIRNVQNYRHGNNYCKSNRVDKHLAYMSKDIEWSNKHKPTLTSLLILLYRSYEEVIGGMRIRGSEENS, from the coding sequence ATGAATGCTGATGTTGTTTTTATACACCCTCCATCTATATATGATTTCAGGAAGAGGGATATAGATCCAGGGCCTATCAGCGACGTTGTCCCATCCACCCCGGTATTCGAGATGTATCCTGTTGGCTTTGTGAGCATGCTTAATTATCTGGTTCAGAATGGCTTCAATGCAAGAATAGCAAACGTGGCCGTCAGGATGGTGCAGTCCAAAAAGTTTGATCCGGTATCATACCTCAGGGATCTTGAGGCGCCAATATACGGCATAGATCTTCACTGGCTCCCACACGCACATGGGGCGCTCAATCTGGCAAGGATCGTGAAGAACCTGCATCCGAACTCATACATTGTATTCGGCGGCTACTCTTCAACCTACTTCAGGAAGGAGATAATGAAGAACTATCCGTTCGTGGATTTTGTGCTGGCTGGCGATTTTCAGGAGTATGGCATATATAAGCTGGCTGAAACGCTGATCGAAGGTGGATCGCTGTCGGATGTTCCCGGGCTTGTTCACAGGGAAAACGGCATGATAAAGGAGGAGAGGCCATATGATTTCAGAAAAGGCCTTGAAAACGTCTTTTTCAACTATGAGGTTCTGCTTAAAAACGCAATAAAATATCACGACATAAAGGGTCATCTTCCCTATGCAGACTGGCTGCGCAACCCTGAAGGCTTCACCCTCATAGAGAGGGGTTGCCAGCTCAACTGCGGTTTCTGCGGAGGTTCGAACTTCTCATATAAGAATAACTTTGCGATCAATTACCAGTTCAGGGATCCATGCAGGGTTGTGGACGAGATAGAACTGTCCCAAGAGATACTGGGCTCCCCTGTCTTCGTGGTCGGAGATCTTGCGCTCGCCGGACCCAAGTACTATGAAAGGTTCTTTGCGTGCTTGAGAGATCGCAGAATAGACATACCGATACTCACTGAGTACTTCAAGCCCTTCAACGAGGATTATGCAAGGGCGATCAGCAGGAGCGTGGTCGATTTTTCCATGGAGATCTCTCCAGAAACCTCAGATGAGAGTATCAGAAACTGGAACAAGAGCGGATACAGCAATGAGGATCTCGAGAGATCCCTGAGGCTGGCGGAAAAATACGGATCAAAGAAATTTGATGTTTACTTTTCCATCGGGCTATCTCATCAGGACTACGGCAATGTTATCGATACGGTGGAATATGCTGGTAAACTGATGAAGGACTTCAAGGGATCCAGAATGAAGCTTAGCACCTTCATATCCCCCATAGCGCCATTTGTTGATCCCGGATCACTCTGGTACGAGAAGTCCGATCTTTATGGCTTCAATGTCCTCGCCAGAAGCCTGGCAGAAATATACCACATACTTGACACCGGAAAGACATGGTATGATTTCCTTGATTATGAGACTCAGTGGATGAGCAGGGAGGACATAGTGAACGCAACCTATGACGCTGAGATAAGGATGACCCAGCTGAGATACGATGTAGGCGACATAGATCGCGAAACAAGGGATACCATAATAAGAAATGTGCAGAACTATAGGCATGGAAATAACTACTGCAAGAGCAACAGGGTAGACAAACATCTTGCATACATGAGCAAGGATATAGAGTGGTCCAACAAGCACAAGCCGACTCTCACCTCGCTTCTCATACTGCTTTACAGATCCTATGAGGAAGTCATAGGGGGTATGCGTATCCGCGGTTCTGAGGAAAATTCATGA
- a CDS encoding radical SAM protein — MISYDVEYWVERARSSPITFNEAMELSGMDLFDLMKIANRLTETDVGETVTYAVSYNINYTNYCTASCPICAFYVPYKNKRFGKGYELSKEMIMHEAYEAKKRQVTEIHIVGGFDPDLTIEYYEDMFRTIRSIVPDVTIKAFTIPEIDFIARTTGNSIKEAVSRFMEAGMNAHTGGGAEIFDPEIRKIVSTPEKISGDKWLEDAKIIHSMGLKGNSTMTYGHVEGWNHIVDHMIKIRDNQLEVPGFLSFIPLKFSPENTALLRSGRVKGPAPVDKDLKVIALARIIMGDAIRNISVYWVALGKLVAQIAINGGGSDLVGTAYSEKVFGATDRRTPTTTEELNRLIRQAGKIPAIRDTFYNIMAYA, encoded by the coding sequence ATGATATCCTACGATGTTGAATACTGGGTCGAGAGGGCAAGATCCTCCCCCATAACCTTCAACGAGGCAATGGAACTGTCCGGCATGGATCTATTCGACCTGATGAAGATAGCCAATAGACTTACCGAAACAGACGTCGGTGAAACTGTCACCTACGCTGTTTCCTACAATATAAATTATACAAATTACTGTACGGCAAGCTGCCCAATCTGTGCCTTTTATGTGCCCTACAAAAACAAGAGATTTGGGAAGGGCTATGAGCTGAGCAAGGAAATGATAATGCATGAGGCATACGAGGCCAAGAAGAGGCAGGTTACGGAAATACATATAGTCGGCGGCTTTGATCCCGATCTTACGATCGAATACTATGAGGACATGTTCAGGACAATAAGATCAATAGTGCCGGATGTCACCATAAAGGCGTTTACCATACCGGAGATAGATTTCATAGCCAGAACGACAGGAAACAGTATAAAGGAAGCGGTCTCAAGATTTATGGAAGCCGGTATGAATGCGCATACCGGAGGCGGTGCCGAGATATTCGATCCGGAGATAAGGAAGATCGTATCTACGCCTGAAAAGATATCCGGAGATAAGTGGTTGGAGGACGCGAAGATAATCCATTCCATGGGGCTCAAGGGCAATTCAACGATGACATATGGCCATGTCGAGGGATGGAATCACATCGTCGATCATATGATAAAGATAAGGGACAATCAGTTGGAGGTTCCGGGATTTCTATCATTCATTCCTTTGAAGTTCAGTCCTGAAAACACTGCTCTTCTCAGATCCGGAAGGGTGAAGGGGCCGGCACCGGTGGACAAGGATCTCAAGGTCATAGCACTTGCCAGGATCATCATGGGCGATGCCATAAGAAACATAAGCGTCTACTGGGTTGCTCTGGGAAAGCTTGTTGCGCAGATAGCCATAAACGGCGGAGGAAGTGATCTGGTCGGCACAGCGTACAGTGAGAAGGTTTTTGGAGCGACGGACAGAAGAACACCCACAACAACGGAGGAGCTCAACCGCCTGATAAGGCAGGCTGGGAAGATACCGGCCATAAGGGATACTTTCTACAACATAATGGCGTACGCATGA